In the Necator americanus strain Aroian chromosome X, whole genome shotgun sequence genome, TAAAATGCATTGgtttgagagaagaaaaaggaatcaaaGATTTGTCAGTACACAAGATATTGTCTGATAAGGAAGGTGGAAATATTCCAAAGAAATAATGCGCAATCAAAGAGATTTTGCTGTTTGGCACAATTCTAGCGAGAATGCTCCATGCTGCCCAGAAGAAAGAGTGAAACATCCATTCAACCTTGGAAAGAAAGATTTAGTGTTATAGGATGttcgcatattttttttcagaaaatattatacTGACGAAGTTGGTTAGGTGGTATCATGAGAAAATGTAATATAAAGCTATGAAGTTGTTGCAACAAGTTCCACTCATTCGACACTGGCAAATTTACTCGTCTATGACTTGAAAGTGATGcattttagaaattaaaattcaattttaatggTCATTCTATCAGTGGAACTATGGGATCTTTCCTGGATGTGCATAGATATCCAGATATTCGTCTTGGTATAACGGTATTTTCGTGGAAGTCAATGCGATATTTCCCATAATGAATCATCGTAACAAACAGAATCGGCTTGGACATTTTAACTAACAAAGTCCTTAATCtggaagaaattcttcaaatttttattctggTTCATTTTTGATGTGTGACTTGCATATTCTTAATAACTTCCTTGAAACTTGTTCTTTCTACTTTCTCTATTCTCTTTCTATATCTTTCTTCTCTTGTTCTTTCTCTATAACACCTACATGACgtcatctttgaaaaattggaatgagAGCCCAAGAAGATTCGAGAAGATGAACGACTTTGACCATTTTCATGGGAAGTTCCTTCGTCTAACTACTTCGTAACTACTTAGAGAGTAATGTTAATAGCAGAGTGGAACTACCCTTCTAAAtgtcttcaaaaaagtaaGGCTCCCCGTACTCCTTAACGAAAAATTATTGCGATTAGggcaaaataaaagttaatgtctatttatttacagtAAGCACGATCCACAAACAGAGAGAGGCGGGAGAGCGATTTAGTATTGAATAAAGTCTAACATACCTCtgcaacggtttaccgcctcgtAGTGGCGTGGAGGAGACTCTGGACGTCGAAATTaaatgcacagcggaggttcttCCTCTgacagggtctcccaagctgagaaggagttcgacacattcGAAATTCCTACTTTTCGGAATCGGAAGATTAGCTAAGAGTAAatcactgctaagattcaccaccgtcttggcaaaatgtcgcaaggtggctccctgatccatatacgTTGGGCggcgacctgtggtgaaagctaaccTCGCCGGTGAAGGGCTGCTTactttggggaaaagtctttttgccactccagcatattcactgccttagtaccctgcacaccctgcacactgggccctgtcGTGATTGCTCTGAAGGAGACGAaatgcagaaggagcgacgtacgacagatgaatgacggtagactcgtcattcgtggagagaaggttccgtcgcaaaatgtaggcggtgttggttttgctGTGCACCCATCtttcgtccatcttgtcggtTCTCAcaagatcctgtcacctcgtctggccattcttcacctccgccctctgcgccaaaaacccaccACTATCAATCATCAACAGTTACTCACCaacagcagctgatgaatccgaaatggacgcgttttacgaggagctggaggaagtgatccgcaacgagaagtcttctacaaattcgttgtcagAGACTTCAatgcaaaactaggaaaggctacagaagaggaatacaggaacggaagatttggactaggggaccggaacgaaAATGGCAATAGTCTTTCCGGGTTGTTGTCCGCCGGTTACCTCtctcatgggaactctcttttcatgaagaaagatcatcgtcggtgggcACGgaaatcgcccaatggcgcgactcgtgcggagatcgaccacatactcatcaaccggaggtggtgtctacttgacgtcttaGTAGTACCacccttttgtagtggttctgatcaccgtctccctCGTGCGacaatacgacttagccacacgatggaaaagaacatctgctatcgggaacgaaagagaaaagaagtcgtctacgacgattacgcactcgaggactccttatctcaaggtgactggcacatgtGAGGACCCAAATGTGGACTACGaaatgctgctcagaggattacgaacTTGTGCTGATCGTGTTTCGAAGTcacgcacgacaaacttggaccgaatttcgaagaccaccaagaaattgttggaaagaaaaaggtcTTTGAGTTTCGATCCGATTGCATCGCACactgagcggttagtagcaaacaccaGCTGTAGAAATGCGTTGCATGAAGATCTTccgaaatacaggcagaaaatgattctggaagcaacacaaagaagaacgagtttaaagaagtgccgcagcgatctctgcgaatataatgttccgctagcagccttgatGAGCAAAGACgagactcgcacgtcttctcgtcgtgagatggaaatcattacggagaggttctactcgaaccttttccgttcatcaactcttGTGTCAAACCCGATCATCtgcactggtgaagctccaccacggattcttccttcggaagtacgagttgCTACCAAAAACAGGAAATCTGGTACGGCTCCCGGGCCTGTTTTTATATCAGTAGactcctaccttcagaaagaaaggatcacAAAGtggtggaagacctcgcgaaccgttcttatccataagaaaggtgaccgagaggaccttcggaactaccgtccgatatgcttgctgagcgtgttatacaaagtattcacaaagatcatcctcacgcgcatatctaggacgctggatgaagcgcagcctcaagaacaagctggattccgtcaggggttcagtTGCAtagaccacatccagaccgtgtcgagggtctgGATTGCAGAGGTTAGCAGGGAATACCGCCTCCCCTTGTTCTAACTAttgtcgactatgagaaagtcTTCAACATCGTAGAAGCGAATGCAATACTgacagcgctggtcgatcaagctGTAGACGCGTcctatgtgaggacattagtaaactgctacgatcgatgcaccactaagatTCAGCTTTACCACCGCCCCCTCACCATATCCATTGGGaaaggggtacgacaaggtgatactatatcgccgaagctgttcacggctgcattgcaattgATAATAAAATCACtctcctgggaagaaaggggcactAGTGTTGattgaagatttctctcgatcCTCCGTTTTGCGGTCgacatagttttcttttcgagcagtaaaaattaagcaaaaatgAAACTGAACGAATTGAACAAGGCAAGGAAGGGtgtaggactgcgaataaacagaaagaagatgCAGTTCATGATggacgcctactgcgaggacgaaggagtacaacttgaaggctcccaaatcgtggaaacttcgtcatacgtatacctcgaacgttctatgaacatggaaaacgagttgaaggaagaactgaatagaaaaatgagagcagcaagttcagcattcgttccgtcAGGGAAACTACGGAGCAACTGaaggaccaagatcttcgcgCCCACCTGTTTCGCTCGACAGTTCTTTCAGCGCTCTCTTACGCAGCAGAGACGTGGgtagacaccgctgccacatCAAGGAAGCTAATTACTACCCACAGGGCCCTTGAGAACTGTCTCCTGAAgcttaaccggcgcacacaacacctagccggtcttcgcagctccgaattaagaggaatgtcccgtttTTGCGACCCAGccgaatatatatcgaaagtaaagcatagatgggccggtcacattatgagaagaatcgacgatagatggactaaaagaacgccaGCATGGATCCCAgcagatgctaaacgccctcgagggagaccgcaatggtcctattctcttccctgcttcgctcaattcgttgagcatcgtttctgcttcgtcggtactgctcgaaaagagaacgatgtcgtccgcgaaacgaaggttcgagagaaatcttccatcaacacgtatgctcctttcttcccaggaaagggatttcattatccattgcaatgcagccgtaaaCAGCTtaggcgatatagtatcgccttgtcgtaccccctttccaatgggtatggtgagagggcggtgaaAAAACTGTATCTTAGTCGTACATCGAtagtagcaattggctaatgtcctcacatacgacgcgtctacaccttgatcgaccagcgctgacagtattgcattcatttatacgctgtcaaaggctttctcatagtcgacgaaggttagaacaagaagcaggcggtattcccggcaaatctctatgaccctcgacacggtatGGATGTGGTCTATGCAACTGAACCCCtcacggaatccagcttgttcttgaggctgagcttcatccagcgtcctagatatgcgcgtgaggatgatctttgtGAATAccttgtataacacgctcagcaagcatatcggacggtagttccgaaggtcctctcggtcacctttcttatggataaaaacgattcgcgaggtcttccattGGTCTGGGATCCCTTCTTTCtaaaggtaggatgtcatgtgcgctgctaagattacatgaagcggatggccaccagcccgaagaaagtctgctgatattaaatcaggtccgggggctgtgccaggtttcatgctcttgatagcgtctcgtacttccgaagggagaatccgtggtgaagcttcaccagtggggatgatcgggttTGAcagaggagttgatgaacggaaaaggttcgagtagaacctttccgttatgatttccatctcacgacgagaagatgtgcgagtcccgtcttcgctcagcaaggttcctatcggaatattatattcgcggagatccctgcggcacttctttagactcattcttctttgtgctgatTCCAGagtcttcttctgcctgtacttcaaaagatcctcctgcaacgcttttctccAGCTAGtgttgctactaaccgctcaatgtgcgatacattcggatcaagcctcaaatcccttcttctttccaacaattccttggtggtctacGGAATTTGATGGTGTCTAATTCCGCGCGGTTCTTGACAGTTCGGCAACTTCGTTCAATGGCCGCAGGAACGACCTTTGACGTGTCGAGTTACACTTCTAGAGATTGAGATTCGAAAGTGAATAGCGCCTGCTTCATGATCGTCCTACCGTTCGTTGATGAATTCTTGATTTAAACGTCCACTGGGCGCTCAATCGACCACCCGCTTTCGGACGACGCACGTAAGAATTCGAATTCAGAATTCGACCCGAACAGAGAACGAGAAGAGGCTGGGCACCGGCGCCGTtaattaaaggtatcacccacaaatctggggtggtgcctgtttcaggtgggttatgccaataaggggtcgtagattatggggaggagagtgattccgtccatttcttcctaattgccgtaaaaaacggcccgaaagatgcggcttcgagcgttccgggcgctactttccacaacaagtccgattggagcgcgccagccttccgcgcgcgccgcatcttccagttGCCTTTAATGGGCGCTCTTGTCATCATTAGTGATACTGGTAACGGTAATGGCTGAATAAATGACCCATGCGGCTGCGGGGGCTCGAAAAGCGCATGGCGCGCGGAACATTGTCGCGAGTTTGGGCAGAGACAAAGTCGCTGAGAGGAAACTCTCAGCTCCGAAGGGAAACCGTTACCGATTAATGGCACCCTTCGAAGGCTAATCGGAGGTTGTTGACGATATCTGGGCCGCGTCCGGTTACCACCCGCAGTACGGTCTTGTTATACGTGTGTCCACAGCCGTAGTGCGAGAGTATGCGAGAGTAGCACGTCGAACCAGCGCGTGTTATTCCAGAGATTCACTGCTTATTTATCTGTAGACATACAATGTAATTCGCGGTGGTCTGTCGTGCCCCGGTATGAAAAAGTCCTTGGCGTCCACAATCATTCCTTCCCCGTGGCCGTTAGCAATCACTAGGTACAGCCCAGGGGATGTGTGGTTTAGTCGCATAGGATACACCAGCAACGGCGGACTCTTTCTGGTGCTCGAGAGAAGTTGGGATCCGTAAACCTTTAACGGGGCTCGAGAACATCCTGAATAATATCTCTGTAGATAATACTCGCTGCCTTCTTCCAGCAACACTTGGCACTCGCTGCTCCTCCAATCGCCATAATTTTTCGCGTGAACACAGAATGCACTGAAGCAAATATTTACCCTTATAGATTTTCTCAACATACCCGCGTTTCCTCATTTCTGTTCACCACGTCTTTCCAATATCTTTCTGACCCATCATGTATCTGCCGGACATTCTTATTGCATTACAATCTTCCCCGAGAGTATTAAACAAGGACAATCAAAACCTCACCTTGGCTTCCCCTTCCGCAGACTTCCGCACCTACAGCCTGATCTGCACTTGCCATTTTTCCGTCACCATGGTAGCTCGTGCATTCCGGTCATATACATGGTCTCCACTGGAATGCTAGTCATTTGCAGTGAATCCTAATCTTCTACAGGCCTGATGCCCATTGGCGTGCCTTAAAAGGGATACTTCCACCTGAAAGCAGAAATATCTCTTCCCTAGACGAGTTGGAAGATGGCCCAACGATGCAAGGTCGAGATGCGAAGATGTTTCCCGACACAGGTACACTAGCGATTGCACAGGTGGGAACCGATACGCGACCTACTACTGCTCTATTGGCTCGTCGGATCAACAGTGGTAATTTCGCCATCAAAGACGAATGGAAGACGAATGCCCGCGGAAGACAGCTGATCGAAAACAACGTCTTCTTTCCGGAGCGAACGCTATTCTCAACTGATGAGGAACGCGAGGAGTACCGGGTTGCAGAGGAGCAAATTTCCGACGTGACAGCGGAAGCGGTCGTAATCATGTTTCGCGTGCGACGACTCGCTATCATCTGTATGTCACTAACGCGTCATTCCTCAACGCGACATCCAAATTGGGGATCCTCATTGTTTACCTCCCGGAGTGCCATATGATCATAGTCGATAAAGTGTCGCAGATACCTGAGCTCGCGTTTCTTGCGCTCATCACGCGCTTATACCACCCCTATCACATCTACATTGAGGATATGAGCCAGTTGAAGCCTCATGTACGGTACCCGCGCTCTACCAAAACGGCTATCTTTGGCGCCGCGGAAACGACGAAGTTATTGCTCCGCAAAGGACTCCCTTGGCACTTCCGGCGGCTAAGTTTTGGGCATATCCGAGAGCAACATCCTCCCAAAACGTTCTACAAAGAACAGTGTAGCCTGATGGAGCACTATGCTTCGCAGCAAGGAACGGCCCCCCATACACTCCGTTCAAGGACGGGAGACAGTCATCACCATCCTGTTGACGATTCATACGGACGTCGATCCCACCCGGACCATGTTCTTGGACGGCAAATTACAGATGAGAGTCGCAATTACTCTGTGTCGACACGGACAGTCTGAAATGGGAAGAGTGAGCGTGTTGGAAAAGCAACCGTACTGGGGACGACTTTTGTGAGCCGACGAGGGAGATGTGATGGTCAGCACCACGGGCCTGCCAGATTTCCTCGAGTAACAGTGAGTTATTCCTCCTTTTCCTAGGCTACTTCAAACCTGCCCTTGTTtcgaaattattttgaaaccAGTTTCAGCCAATGTTTGGATTGCATTTCCAGTGTTtcattttgttggttttttcgttgttatgcttgaatttgattgattttcaagGGAAATATCTTTATCTTGAGATGAGTGACCGAAAATCAGTGATTAGGGCATGGTTGCTGTACGACTTCAAAGAGGGCAAGACGGGCGCCGATTGTTACCGCTTACTTCCACAGTAACTCGCATTTGGACAAGACGTTATTTCCAGCCGCCAGTGCTTTGGTTCCAGCGTTTAGCTAACAGAAACGAATCCCTCGAAGACGAAGAACACGGTAGGCGCCCAGTCGTCGTCGATAACCAAACGCTGCTAGCCGCAATCGAGGAGTATCACACTCAGACTGTTCGCTTAATTGCGAGTACTTGGGATGCTTCAAAGATACCATCTATCGTCACCGTAATAATCGTAATATTTGAATCATAACGTTAAAACTCGCATTTCTTTTGAGACAGTCTAATATATGCTTCGTCCGAGGACGGACGTATTTTGAAATCGGCATACTAGTAGATGAAAGCTACGGCATaatgaaagatgaaagatttcaggCACCGGAGGAATCGACGCGGCGCATAACGGCGGTCGTTGCAGTGCCGAGTAAAGGAAGCAGAGCGCAAGGAGTGAAGTTCTTCTCACAACTTAGTACCGTTCTTCTCTGTAGACGATGTCAGCTATCCAATATTATGCTGATAATATGTTGATAAATATTAAAGCATAATCTGTGTTCGCCGTCCATAGATTCATCCATATTATCTCGCTCCTATCTGGAGTGATGTACTGACCGAAGGCGCACCCAACTTGTCAACGATTTATGAACATGGGAAAATCAGAATAAGTAATGAAAAACAGGTTGCTACTttggcagcaaaaaaaaacagagaaagttCTATTGAGCTAGGAACTCGAGAGACAACTGCACCCTCAGAACAAAGAGATTTCTTGTTGattctggaaggaaaaaagttcgGGCTGgcggaaaaaaggaaaaaaaaacttgttacTTTAGTAAAAGTTTCACAATCTTCACAGTCATAGAATTATAGCTCTTAGAGATACCAGAATgttcgaaataaaatatacattacgaatgtgtaactatCATTCAACTTTTAAAACAATATCTTCACGTCCAAAATCATATATATTTGAGGAGCAGTTAACTTGGACTCAGCCTTACTAATGTGTGCCCATaggtaaatttttcaaaacgtaTTTTAATAGTAGGTTTTAAGAGTTCTAATTACATCCACTCGAAAGAGCTCGCACATACGAATTCGTTCATATGCAGATTTTACAATACAGATCAACTGAGGTgagcattgaaaaaaagacaaaaaaaaaacgtggatgCGTGTTTTTTCGCCTTCTGTTGGAGAATTAGCTATCCTACTTCAATTTTCCCCACCCATTAACATCACTGTTTCCATCTTATATGTCGCTGCAGGTTAATATCTGAATCAATGAATATGCTAAGTAGTGAAACGTTTTTCCATTTCACCGCCAAAAACTTTTTGGAATGCCTGATTCACGAATTGCGAGATGGGATGCAGTCCTATGCACATTCTCTATATTTCGTTTAAGCctcgcgaaaaaaaaggaactattTTCTCTTTCGAGAAAAAACGTTCGTACAGTATCAGAACAGTGAAACCATTTCCAGCTGTTCTTAGAATGGTTATTTGCAGTGAAGTCATGAATCGAAGGGACTTCTGTGGTAggttttcagaatttcttaTAAATAACGGATATGAAAACGATTATCACTAACAGAAGGATCAGTAAATAAagaagtaagtaagtaaaaataagtgaatagtATAAGTATGTAGTAGTAAGTAGTAGaagtgaaattgaagaaataagaaaatgagtTAAGCAATATCGTTGGTACCTGCTGTAACGGCCTCGttgtttaaattttgaacGTTAATAACATTTTAGTGAATATTCGTCTTATTTCCATGAAATAACCGCCGATAATCTCTGATTATTCTCACACTTTACTTTGATAATGAAAGACTATACTATGATTCGATCTATAACATCCAAAAGTttgtcgaaataaaaaaagcaaaaaatgctcGACGTCTTTAAGATTTAAAGTAAATAACGCTTCGGACGTTCTACAAATTTCAAAGCAGTGACTTTTTCAGTGGGACTTACAGTGTGCCTAgtccactttttttggatttaatcCACAGCtaattgttttcttaaaaacGTAAATACAGCAAATTCTctcactttttgaaaactctTTTTACCTTGATTATCTCAATTTGGATTAATTCAATCCTCATAATAGCAGACAACATTTTagtatttaattttaactttaactcCTGATTTGCAGCAAACAATACATGTCTTAGTATTCGTTATAATtacaattgtttattttcacttttttaagaGGTACTCAGATTCGATGGGAGAgcgttttaaaattttatcttgGCTAAAATCTATCAACATGCACCATTGCCGTTCAAccatttcaataattttcttatttcgaaTTAAAATGATTTAAATGAACCAAAATTCGTAAATATGTCGAATAAACACACATTAGTTGGATTTCATTCTCGTTCACCGCCTTACAGGATGTATGGAAACAATTTTTGTCGGAACATTTCTTTTACCGTTGCGGTGAGGACAACGCTTATGTGCGCTATCCGATCGGCTCTAGCGATCGTTTTTATTAGCACTACCGCTAGATGACCCCAGCGACCTGACCGCACCCTTCCTACCCAATATCGGGTGCATCAAAACATACGTCGATAATCCGCGTAGAATGCGTAGGTGTGGTTACGGTCATTCACATCTATATATTGCATTCAAGAGGTTCCACAAGCTTATGGGTAATTTATTTCAGAATTGTATCACTAATGTGGAAGGTGAacatttccaaatatttttttgttgaaaattgttCTAGAAGATCATTTACAGtttgaatattaaaaaaattctgtcaTGTGCAAACACTTCCCATTTCGTTGTGTGAAGATAGCTATAACGTGACTTTAGgcaaagatttgaaaaagtgcAAACAACATGTACACATAAATAACTGGATGTAACAACATAATGAAAACTAATTAACATGGGCTAAAATAAGTTGGGTTCATCCTTGAGGAGATCAGCTCTTTGGAagttttcatcaaattttagTTAAACCTCATATTGCATCGTATTCACCCTATAAGTCTGTCCGAACGTATGTTCGTGATTCACACAACCGTTCATTTGTGTACATAAGAACTCGTGTGCAGCTAAGCACAGGTGCAATCCACAGTATATACAACGACAGTTCCAGTCGGGATAGTTCGTTATGAATAATTAgaacaaaatgagaaataatcaaatttaattaggttgaaaggaaaagaaatgtttacCTATAATTTTCAGAAGTATTTCTGAAGTGGAGTCAAAGGAATAGAGTGTTCATGTTATTTACAATTACTGTTTATTATATGTAAACCATTGCATTTTATTGTGTATTAGTCCGATGAAAGTTCCTGCTAAAAATTAAGCAATTTGTGCTCATTTGTGTtcaaagggggggggggggggatgggGACATCAGAATATCCTCCAGAAAATCGAGTTTGGcaatgatataatataatagtaatagaagGAATAATGTAATATACTAACCTGTTGATAAAATAAGGCAAGGCATCCTGGAAATATTCTTCACTCACGATATCGAGAAGTGGGACGAATTTCAATGAGAAACACATTACGTGTGGTATATTGGAGCATAgtgaaataaaacattaagggaagaaaataaagtattCGCTTCTCAGAAACAACtgatttttattcaaataattaataatcaaatatgcttgttaatttttcttattgttttgtttattattttatttgtttctacttttactattttattgttCTACTGTTTATTGGCTATTTTTAAATAGCtaagttaaattaaaaattaaacctTAAATAGCTAAGTTGAGTATCGATTGCATTCTGATTCCTTATTAGATCCAACAAATAGAATTATCTAGAAAATTGGTGGGAATACAAATGTCATATGTCCTATAAAATGCCTACGTAGAAAGTTGTTACTGAAGTCGATATACAGTTGTGGGGGTTATTTCGCATTTTTTATTATCGTTgtgtattatttattcttgctGTTACTTGgtaaatatattatttttcattcaaaacaatTGTAGCAAGAATTGTGACCCAGTTTCTATGGTGTACTTGCTTTCtataagtatttttttattttaattttttttatgccTCACTGAAGCAACGTTCAACATTTGTCGAATATGAATTGGCTGTTAGAGGCAACTTAACGACTTGTTTTACTTCCTTGCTACATAGTTGGAAACATCCGGAGTAAAAATTCCTTGAGAATCCGATTCATGAATGTCCGAAATATTTGGGCGCTATAAGCAAAAgatactactactactactactgacagtaataataataataataataataataataataataataataataataattattattattattattattattattattattattattactattattattattattattattattattattattattattagttttttttcgcacagCTTCAGCCATGTAGATCATCTAATCGATAACCTACCACTTCTAAGTTGAAATGCTTTAATATATACAATATGGTGTGACGGCGATGTTAAACTGGAACCCATCTCCGAGCTACCTGTGATCGGATGCCCACTGAATGTGCAGTTTATTTGGTATCGATCGAATCGCGATGACGAAATTGGTCATCTGAAAAAAGTATAGATTGTCTGATATCTGAACTCCGATTGGAGGGTTCTTCTCTACAGGATAGCATCATGAATGTtgtaaacatgtttttaaagtgcaatcgctgcctctaccaccatcatcatcattatTGCCACGTATGACACGCAAAGTTACAGCTGGCTGACGAGATTATTAAGAGAAATGGCACCCATATGGCAAACCTGAGAAGGataattatttacttagatGTTTGTTTGGATAAATCTGTGTATGATTCATCACCAAAGGAAACAATGATTACCGTAGGttcgaattttgaattttcatgtCTATTTCAAAAAGTTACCAAAGTTCTCAACGTTCTGTTGTACTATCAGTGTAACTAATTTGACCTAATTACTTGGATTGAGAAAACAATTACTTTTcaattagtaaataaatataactcTTAAATACATAGGAATaaatatatgtgtatgtatgtgcacaattaaacaaaaatattaaaattaggAATTATTATAAAGCAGAATTTTGAACCAAGAGCAAAttaaaagttttctttatGAACACTTCTAACGACACTACTGAATTTtcaatagaaatattttcaaaaaacaattaaCGTGAACAACTACGGCTCTCCTTAACTAGCAAAGattctagaatttttgtaCGGTTCCTGAAATCTGTTCTTTTGAGCATTTTATggtgttgttgttttattgcATTATTATTCTATGTTATTATATAATGATTATTCTAATGAGTTTAGACCTCTACATACAAAAATTACctctaaaaattaattaaattgtaCCAGATGGTATTTAATGGAAAGTTATTTGTAGTCCAATGCAAAATCatcatgtttattttatatgtcCTTCATTTAGAATGTTGAATAGAAAAAGTTGATAAGCAGACTGTACttgattccagaaaatttttcctaGTCTAATCGTGGTAAAAAATGTTATCGATGAGGACGTTTACCAGTCGACTCCCATGATGCGATATCTTATCGCTCTCATATCCTCATAATTTTCATCGTATCTCTTTATCACTAGGCTAAAACCAGGAGAAATACGCACAGAACTGGAATCGATCGATTATATTCGTCCGATCGATGTCTTCTGGATTTGATGAGCggaaaaaacattgaattgaagaaatttttgcacgATCTTATGCGACTCTGCTAGTTTATGAGCGAACGTCATACTGCATCCAGAAATAGACGATTTA is a window encoding:
- a CDS encoding hypothetical protein (NECATOR_CHRX.G21875.T1) yields the protein MNDGRLVIRGEKVPSQNVGGVGFAVHPSFVHLVGAGGSDPQREVFYKFVVRDFNAKLGKATEEEYRNGRFGLGDRNENGNSLSGLLSAGYLSHGNSLFMKKDHRRWARKSPNGATRAEIDHILINRRWCLLDVLVVPPFCSGSDHRLPRATIRLSHTMEKNICYRERKRKEVVYDDYALEDSLSQGDWHM
- a CDS encoding hypothetical protein (NECATOR_CHRX.G21874.T1), which gives rise to MNEFLLECAIFLDDDDNAEVPFLNEMRQKSPILIRKWIVVLITVSLVRQYDLATRWKRTSAIGNEREKKSSTTITHSRTPYLKVTGTCEDPNVDYEMLLRGLRTCADRVSKSRTTNLDRISKTTKKLLERKRSLSFDPIASHTERLVANTSCRNALHEDLPKYRQKMILEATQRRTSLKKCRSDLCEYNVPLAALMSKDETRTSSRREMEIITERFYSNLFRSSTLVSNPIICTGEAPPRILPSEVRVATKNRKSGTAPGPVFISVDSYLQKERITKWWKTSRTVLIHKKGDREDLRNYRPICLLSVLYKVFTKIILTRISRTLDEAQPQEQAGFRQGFSCIDHIQTVSRVWIAEFMMDAYCEDEGVQLEGSQIVETSSYVYLERSMNMENELKEELNRKMRAASSAFVPSGKLRSN
- a CDS encoding hypothetical protein (NECATOR_CHRX.G21876.T1), whose product is MLLRGLRTCADRVSKSRTTNLDRISKTTKKLLERKRSLSFDPIASHTERLVANTSCRNALHEDLPKYRQKMILEATQRRTSLKKCRSDLCEYNVPLAALMSKDETRTSSRREMEIITERFYSNLFRSSTLVSNPIICTGEAPPRILPSEVRVATKNRKSGTAPGPVFISVDSYLQKERITKWWKTSRTVLIHKKGDREDLRNYRPICLLSVLYKVFTKIILTRISRTLDEAQPQEQAGFRQGFSCIDHIQTVSRVWIAEVSREYRLPLF
- a CDS encoding hypothetical protein (NECATOR_CHRX.G21874.T2), with the translated sequence MKLNELNKARKGVGLRINRKKMQFMMDAYCEDEGVQLEGSQIVETSSYVYLERSMNMENELKEELNRKMRAASSAFVPSGKLRSN
- a CDS encoding hypothetical protein (NECATOR_CHRX.G21877.T1) gives rise to the protein MSLKKCRRDLREYNIPIGTLLSEDGTRTSSRREMEIITERFYSNLFRSSTPLSNPIIPTGEASPRILPSEVRDAIKSMKPGTAPGPDLISADFLRAGGHPLHVILAAHMTSYL
- a CDS encoding hypothetical protein (NECATOR_CHRX.G21878.T1) encodes the protein MYLPDILIALQSSPRVLNKDNQNLTLASPSADFRTYSLICTCHFSVTMVARAFRPDAHWRALKGILPPESRNISSLDELEDGPTMQGRDAKMFPDTGTLAIAQVGTDTRPTTALLARRINSGNFAIKDEWKTNARGRQLIENNVFFPERTLFSTDEEREEYRVAEEQISDVTAEAVVIMFRVRRLAIISNRNESLEDEEHGRRPVVVDNQTLLAAIEEYHTQTVRLIASTWDASKIPSIVTVIIAPEESTRRITAVVAVPSKGSRAQGVKFFSQLSTVLLCRRCQLSNIMLIIC
- a CDS encoding hypothetical protein (NECATOR_CHRX.G21878.T2), which translates into the protein MYLPDILIALQSSPRVLNKDNQNLTLASPSADFRTYSLICTCHFSVTMVARAFRPDAHWRALKGILPPESRNISSLDELEDGPTMQGRDAKMFPDTGTLAIAQVGTDTRPTTALLARRINSGNFAIKDEWKTNARGRQLIENNVFFPERTLFSTDEEREEYRVAEEQISDVTAEAVVIMFRVRRLAIICMSLTRHSSTRHPNWGSSLFTSRSAI